In one Pogona vitticeps strain Pit_001003342236 chromosome 14, PviZW2.1, whole genome shotgun sequence genomic region, the following are encoded:
- the ALDH2 gene encoding aldehyde dehydrogenase, mitochondrial, with protein MWQALVRSSRAAPIRLPRLACRALSAAALPAPNPQPEILYNKIFINNEWHDAVSKKTFPTVNPSTGEVICQVAEGDKADVDKAVKAAKEAFQIGSPWRRMDASHRGKLLNRLADLIERDRAYLAALETLDNGKPYSISYLVDLDMVVKHLRYYAGWADKLHGKTIPIDGDFFTYTRHEPVGVCGQIIPWNFPLLMQAWKLGPALATGNVVVMKLAEQTPLTGLYVANLVKEAGFPPGVVNIIPGYGHSAGAAISAHMDVDKIAFTGSTEVGHLIQKAAAESNLKRVTLELGGKSPNIIMSDADMDWAVEQSHSALFFNQGQCCCAGSRTFVQEDIYHEFVEKSVERAKSRVVGNPFDFKTEQGPQVDESQYKKILGYISTGKKEGAKLMCGGNPAADRGYFIQPTIFGDVQDDMTIAREEIFGPVMQILKFKTIEEVIHRANDTKYGLAAAVFTKDIDKANYISQGLRAGTVWINCYNVFGCQVPFGGYKTSGQGREGGEYGLTPYMEVKTVTIKVPQKNS; from the exons ATGTGGCAGGCGCTGGTGCGAAGCTCCCGGGCGGCCCCGATCCGCCTCCCACGCCTGGCCTGCCGGGCTCTCTCGGCAGCCGCCCTGCCGGCGCCCAATCCGCAGCCCGAGATCCTCTACAACAAG ATTTTCATCAACAACGAATGGCATGATGCAGTCAGCAAGAAAACATTCCCGACCGTCAACCCATCCACAGGGGAGGTCATCTGCCAGGTTGCTGAGGGAGACAAG GCAGACGTGGACAAGGCCGTGAAGGCAGCCAAAGAGGCTTTCCAGATCGGATCTCCTTGGCGACGGATGGATGCCTCCCACCGGGGCAAGCTGCTCAACCGCCTCGCTGACCTGATCGAGAGAGATCGGGCGTATCTGGCG GCTCTGGAGACACTGGACAACGGCAAGCCCTACTCGATTTCCTATCTGGTGGATTTAGACATGGTTGTCAAGCATCTCCG GTACTATGCAGGCTGGGCTGACAAGCTCCATGGCAAAACCATCCCCATAGATGGAGACTTCTTTACCTACACAAGACATGAGCCTGTGGGAGTCTGCGGACAAATCATTCCG TGGAATTTCCCGTTACTGATGCAGGCGTGGAAGCTTGGCCCAGCTCTTGCCACGGGGAATGTGGTGGTGATGAAGCTGGCAGAGCAAACCCCCTTGACCGGCTTGTACGTGGCCAACCTGGTCAAAGAG GCTGGATTCCCACCGGGCGTAGTGAATATAATTCCTGGCTACGGGCACTCTGCCGGCGCTGCCATCTCCGCCCATATGGACGTGGACAAAATCGCATTTACTGGCTCCACAGAG GTTGGGCATCTGATCCAGAAGGCAGCAGCAGAGAGTAATCTGAAGAGAGTGACCCTTGAACTAGGAGGAAAGAGCCCCAACATCATCATGTCCGATGCTGATA TGGACTGGGCTGTTGAGCAATCCCATTCCGCCTTGTTCTTCAACCAAGGACAGTGCTGCTGTGCAGGATCCCGGACGTTTGTCCAAGAAGATATATACCACGAGTTTGTAGAGAAGAGCGTGGAGAGAGCCAAGTCCCGAGTAGTTGGCAATCCCTTTGACTTCAAAACAGAACAAGGGCCTCAG GTAGACGAGAGTCAGTATAAGAAGATCCTTGGGTATATCAGTACCGGAAAAAAGGAAGGAGCCAAATTGATGTGCGGAGGCAACCCCGCGGCGGACAGAGGCTACTTCATTCAGCCAACTATTTTTGGAGACGTGCAAGATGACATGACAATTGCCAGAGAAGAG ATATTTGGACCAGTCATGCAGATCTTAAAGTTCAAAACCATCGAGGAGGTTATCCACAGAGCCAACGACACAAAATACGGGCTGGCAGCGGCCGTCTTCACAAAAGATATCGACAAAGCAAACTACATCTCCCAGGGTTTGCGCGCCGGAACTGTCTG GATAAATTGCTACAACGTGTTCGGCTGCCAGGTTCCCTTTGGAGGTTACAAAACCTCTGGACAAGGTCGTGAGGGGGGAGAATACGGTCTGACCCCGTACATGGAAGTGAAAACA GTGACCATCAAAGTCCCGCAGAAGAATTCTTAA